One window of the Rosa rugosa chromosome 3, drRosRugo1.1, whole genome shotgun sequence genome contains the following:
- the LOC133735762 gene encoding egg cell-secreted protein 1.3-like: MALNTSNLFLTLTALTALTMPFMASAYRPLVTNDPTGSDPSLAARLNLDGESSNCWDSLLQLQSCSGEAIMFFLNGQTSLGDGCCEAIRVIEHQCWPALLGSLGFTTEETDILKGYCDEAEQTHQYSPPLIPSPPSVFHPNRAVHVPYQADMAP, encoded by the coding sequence ATGGCCTTGAACACTTCCAACCTCTTCCTAACTCTCACTGCTCTCACTGCCCTGACCATGCCATTCATGGCTTCTGCTTATCGACCCTTGGTGACGAATGACCCAACCGGATCAGATCCAAGCCTGGCAGCTAGGTTGAATTTGGATGGAGAATCCTCCAACTGCTGGGATTCTTTGCTTCAGCTCCAGTCATGTAGCGGTGAGGCTATAATGTTTTTCTTGAATGGCCAGACTTCTTTGGGTGATGGATGTTGTGAAGCTATTCGGGTAATCGAGCACCAGTGTTGGCCTGCCTTGCTCGGCTCGCTAGGGTTTACCACGGAAGAGACTGATATTCTCAAAGGTTATTGCGACGAGGCTGAACAAACTCATCAATATTCTCCTCCGTTGATACCATCACCACCGTCCGTTTTTCATCCTAATAGAGCAGTTCACGTTCCTTATCAGGCTGATATGGCTCCTTGA
- the LOC133735525 gene encoding abscisic stress-ripening protein 3-like — MSGEKHHHGLFHHHKDNEDKPVETSAYKSQTTYEGGGYSETTGYSAEGEGGRYKSETTDAYGSAAPGGGRYTSETTGYVKEEHGGKYSETRTEAYGTTESGIDYKKEEKHHKHLEELGGLGAAAAGAYALHEKHQAKKDPEHAHRHKIEEEIAAVAAVGAGGFAFHEHHEKKEAKKEAKKEEEEAHGKKHHHLF, encoded by the exons ATGTCTGGAGAGAAGCACCACCACGGCCTCTTCCACCACCACAAGGACAACGAGGATAAACCGGTTGAAACCTCCGCCTACAAATCACAGACTACTTACGAAGGCGGCGGCTACAGCGAGACCACCGGTTATTCCGCTGAGGGAGAGGGTGGCAGGTACAAAAGTGAGACCACCGACGCGTATGGCTCAGCTGCTCCCGGCGGTGGCCGATACACCAGCGAGACCACTGGTTACGTCAAGGAGGAACACGGTGGCAAGTACAGCGAGACCAGAACCGAAGCTTATGGCACCACTGAATCCGGAATCGATTACAAGAAGGAGGAGAAGCACCACAAACATCTCGAAGAACTCGGTGGGCTCggtgctgctgctgctggagcTTATGCTTTG CATGAGAAGCATCAGGCAAAGAAAGACCCGGAGCATGCCCACAGGCACAAGATTGAAGAGGAGATCGCTGCAGTGGCTGCAGTTGGAGCCGGTGGGTTCGCCTTCCACGAGCACCATGAGAAGAAAGAGGCGAAGAAAGAGGcgaagaaagaagaggaagaggctcATGGAAAGAAGCACCACCATCTCTTCTAA